One window from the genome of Cucumis melo cultivar AY chromosome 10, USDA_Cmelo_AY_1.0, whole genome shotgun sequence encodes:
- the LOC127151300 gene encoding uncharacterized protein LOC127151300 produces the protein MPRTRPQRGASIIQASPSPTSPHIPLSIPARRRGIRGTHQTLPPSKKQSQDISYLHEQARLECTPTPRCKHCPRKPIRASTRHPLSLPAQRSDVALRRNPSTKHKAIARHLVSSRTSPLGVHAHTEVQALSAQAHPSINSTPALTPCPMDKPIVMAKPLHQARSNRKTSPLGVHAHTEVQALSKQNPSKNVNLTSRSHSLPDVGARHSIDFDQTLPPSKKQLQDISYLHEQTRLECTPTPRCKHCPRKPIRASTRHPLSLPAQRSDVALRRNPSTEHKAIARHLVSSRTSPLGVHAHTEVQALSAQAHPSINSTPTLTPCPTDKPIVMAKPLRQARSNRQDKHTWSARPHRGASIVQARPSRSHSLPDGRMWQSGRTLRLPSTKQSQVISSPHEQARLECTPTPRCKHCPRKAHPSINSTPTLTRRRRPEVALRRRRPPKHMCP, from the exons atgccgagaacacgcccgcaacgaggtgcaagcattatccaagcaagcccatcccccacctcaccgcacatcccgctctctatccccgcccgacgtaggggcataaggggcacccaccaaacccttccaccaagcaagaagcaatcacaagacatctcgtatcttcacgaacaagcccgcttggagtgcacgcccacaccgaggtgcaagcattgtccgcgcaagcccatccgagcatcaactcgacacccgctctcactccccgcccaacggtcggacgtggcactccgacgaaacccgtccaccaagcacaaagcaatcgcaagacatctcgtatcttcacgaacaagcccgcttggagtgcacgcccacaccgaggtgcaagcattgtccgcgcaagcccatccgagcatcaactcgacacccgctctcactccctgcccgatggacaagcccatcgttatggccaaacccctccaccaagcaagaagcaatcgcaagacaagcccacttggagtgcacgcccacaccgaggtgcaagcattgtccaagcaaaacccatccaagaatgtcaatttgacatcccgctctcactccttgcccgacgtaggggcccggcattccatcgattttgaccaaacccttccaccaagcaagaagcaattgcaagacatctcgtatcttcacgaacaaacccgcttggagtgcacgcccacaccgag gtgcaagcattgtccgcgcaagcccatccgagcatcaactcgacacccgctctcactccccgcccaacggtcggacgtggcactccgacgaaacccatccaccgagcacaaagcaatcgcaagacatctcgtatcttcacgaacaagcccgcttggagtgcatgcccacaccgaggtgcaagcattgtccgcgcaagcccatccgagcatcaactcgacacccactctcactccctgcccgacggacaagcccatcgttatggccaaacccctccgccaagcacgaagcaatcgccaagacaagcacacttggagtgcacgcccacaccgaggtgcaagcattgtccaagcacgcccatcccgctctcactccttgcccgacggtcggatgtggcaatccggccgaacccttcgtctaccaagcacaaagcaatcgcaagttatctcgtctcctcacgaacaagcccgcttggagtgcacgcccacaccgaggtgcaagcattgtccgcgcaaagcccatccgagcatcaactcgacacccactctcactcgccgccggcggccggaggtggcactccgccggcgccgaccccccaagcatatgtgcccatga
- the LOC127151304 gene encoding uncharacterized protein LOC127151304, with amino-acid sequence MSAEEGHTSLVEQIIEGPVTWGRKEQHSLTRRLKSKGSAVREHVDTRLTNLEQGIEDVQLAVGRLSDNFEELVQENAEITSVAKEMIENMGRTFQKELKELASTVTTLKAFVEGELHDLHTKSISLETRLDALCVECCSKHATSYAPSTSTHLTTSGTSNIKVPKPDVYNGVRNATVVDNFLFGLERYFVALGVHDDETRINHAPIFLRDAAQLWWRRKYADQGENALHSWEQFKTELRKRFVPHNAETESRCKLRRLRHR; translated from the coding sequence ATGTCGGCTGAAGAAGGACATACTTCACTCGTTGAGCAGATCATTGAAGGGCCTGTTACTTGGGGAAGAAAAGAGCAACATTCTCTTACTCGACGCTTGAAATCAAAAGGTTCTGCAGTAAGGGAGCATGTCGACACTCGCCTTACCAACCTTGAGCAAGGTATAGAGGATGTGCAGCTCGCGGTTGGTAGGCTGAGTGATAATTTTGAGGAATTGGTGCAAGAAAATGCCGAAATCACCTCGGTTGCCAAGGAGATGATTGAGAACATGGGACGAACATTCCAGAAGGAGTTGAAAGAGCTTGCATCCACGGTGACAACCTTAAAGGCATTCGTGGAAGGTGAGTTACACGATCTCCACACTAAATCTATCTCTTTAGAAACGAGATTAGATGCCCTTTGTGTAGAATGTTGTTCCAAACATGCTACTAGCTATGCTCCCTCAACGAGCACACACCTCACTACGTCAGGCACTTCTAACATCAAAGTGCCCAAACCCGACGTTTATAATGGCGTAAGAAATGCCACCGTCGTGGATAACTTCTTATTCGGTCTCGAAAGATACTTCGTCGCGTTAGGGGTGCACGATGACGAGACAAGGATAAACCATGCCCCAATCTTCCTAAGAGATGCTGCACAATTGTGGTGGCGTCGTAAGTACGCCGATCAAGGCGAGAATGCCCTCCACtcatgggagcagttcaagaCTGAATTGCGAAAACGCTTTGTCCCTCATAATGCCGAGACAGAATCTCGATGTAAACTCCGTCGCCTCCGACACCGGTAG